One genomic segment of Terriglobia bacterium includes these proteins:
- a CDS encoding FAD-binding protein: MRASTVLIQGIQFPVFSVNTLVVGSGAAALKASLSLWERSQNALAIVTEKWGGGTSNNSGSDKQTYYKLSLSGSAPDSPLEMAGDLFAGGCMHGDIALCEAQHSAQAFFELVQLGVPFPHDRYGGYPGYRTDHDPRGRATSAGPLTSRHMFEALAKRVRDHGIPIFDRHQVIALLVAQGQKRKSVIGAVALDLDGLESPGYGLVLFNAVNVILGTGGPGGLYEMSVYPEDQIGSIGIALQIGAIAQNLTESQFGLASLKHRWNVSGSYQQVIPRYVSTDMDGKGECDFLVEHFPDMGTMASAIFRKGYQWPFDPRRIAGFGSSLIDLAVYQETILRGRKAFLDFRHNPSPGGTLAEFDLSDVSSEAKEYLKRSHALQATPIERLARLNPRAIDLYRDHGIDLAREYLEIGVCAQHNNGGLRANHWWESNISHLFPVGEVNGTHGVYRPGGAALNAGQVGALRAAMYIARKYRSAPADVPQFVSDAQSQIAGMLERINRWLSVPRQAGQRTCTEYGHEIRQRMSRHGAQMRNPDEIRGAIENAWLAFKEIKSNSQIDDRREVPLAFRTVELALTHAVYLEAIGEYLDRGGKSRGSYLVLGRDGELSCGDIGDSWRFSMVESEAFVSRHILELEIDSDYRIHKSWVPVRPIPKVNDWFENVWKDYLDGKLFEETES, encoded by the coding sequence ATGCGGGCGAGTACGGTATTGATACAAGGGATTCAATTCCCGGTATTTTCCGTTAACACGCTGGTGGTCGGCAGCGGTGCTGCCGCGCTCAAGGCTTCCCTCAGCCTGTGGGAGCGGAGCCAGAATGCCCTGGCGATCGTCACGGAGAAATGGGGCGGCGGCACATCAAACAATTCGGGTTCAGACAAACAGACCTATTACAAACTCTCCCTGTCTGGCTCAGCTCCGGATTCTCCGCTGGAGATGGCCGGCGACCTTTTCGCCGGCGGCTGTATGCATGGCGATATCGCGTTATGCGAAGCGCAACATTCCGCTCAGGCGTTCTTTGAATTGGTGCAGTTAGGCGTTCCTTTTCCTCACGACCGCTACGGGGGCTATCCCGGATACAGAACCGACCATGATCCCCGGGGACGTGCGACCTCGGCCGGTCCGCTCACCTCCCGTCATATGTTCGAAGCGTTGGCGAAGCGCGTCAGGGATCATGGCATCCCGATTTTCGATCGGCACCAGGTAATCGCCCTTTTGGTGGCACAGGGCCAGAAGCGCAAGAGCGTTATCGGGGCCGTCGCTCTTGATCTCGACGGACTCGAGAGCCCCGGCTACGGCCTGGTCCTGTTCAATGCGGTGAACGTCATTCTGGGCACCGGAGGGCCCGGCGGTCTGTATGAAATGTCGGTATACCCCGAGGACCAGATCGGATCGATCGGGATTGCCCTCCAGATCGGTGCGATTGCCCAGAATCTTACCGAGTCTCAATTCGGTTTGGCATCCCTCAAGCATCGATGGAATGTGTCCGGCTCATACCAGCAGGTGATACCGCGCTATGTGTCCACGGATATGGACGGCAAAGGAGAATGCGATTTTCTGGTTGAGCATTTCCCTGATATGGGAACGATGGCGAGCGCGATATTCCGCAAAGGGTATCAGTGGCCCTTTGATCCGAGAAGGATCGCCGGCTTTGGTTCCTCGCTCATCGACCTTGCCGTATATCAGGAAACCATCCTGCGCGGGCGGAAGGCCTTCCTGGATTTCAGGCATAATCCCTCGCCCGGAGGAACATTGGCCGAGTTCGACTTATCCGATGTTTCTTCGGAGGCGAAGGAATATCTCAAAAGATCCCATGCCCTGCAAGCGACACCCATCGAACGGCTTGCCCGTTTGAACCCGAGGGCAATAGATCTATATCGGGACCACGGCATCGATTTGGCCAGGGAGTATCTGGAAATCGGCGTGTGCGCTCAGCACAACAATGGAGGACTGCGCGCCAATCACTGGTGGGAATCGAATATCAGCCACCTTTTCCCCGTCGGCGAAGTCAATGGTACCCACGGTGTCTATCGTCCCGGCGGCGCCGCGTTGAATGCGGGTCAGGTCGGTGCTCTGCGCGCAGCGATGTACATCGCGCGGAAATATCGATCTGCACCGGCCGATGTTCCGCAATTCGTTTCGGACGCACAGTCGCAGATTGCCGGCATGCTTGAGCGGATCAATCGATGGTTGTCCGTTCCAAGGCAGGCGGGTCAACGCACGTGCACCGAATATGGCCACGAGATCAGGCAGCGGATGAGTCGACACGGCGCTCAGATGCGAAATCCCGATGAAATCCGAGGTGCGATTGAGAACGCCTGGCTTGCCTTTAAAGAAATCAAATCGAACTCCCAAATTGATGATCGAAGGGAAGTGCCGCTTGCATTCAGGACGGTTGAACTCGCATTGACGCACGCTGTGTATCTCGAAGCAATCGGCGAGTATCTGGATCGGGGAGGTAAGAGCCGCGGCTCGTATCTGGTACTGGGCCGGGACGGCGAGCTATCGTGCGGGGACATCGGCGACAGTTGGCGATTTTCAATGGTCGAAAGCGAAGCGTTCGTGAGCCGTCACATCCTGGAACTCGAGATCGATTCCGATTATCGGATTCACAAAAGTTGGGTTCCTGTCCGGCCGATTCCGAAGGTCAACGATTGGTTCGAAAATGTCTGGAAGGACTATCTGGACGGAAAACTATTTGAAGAAACCGAGTCGTAG
- a CDS encoding NPCBM/NEW2 domain-containing protein: MKTARIVFILSVELVLTATLGLKSAGVQDAAVLQKADPPANAVWVDSLDLARASIRRPRAARGQATPPPPLTFSLGGAVYPHAVPLQANADLAIDLKGQAIRFMAMVGIDDERKSGQGSVTFDVWIDGKKAADSGLMKSGDAPKLLSVDLRGAKRLILAVGDGGDGTRDDSADWGGALIVLAEGTQGRPETIVLPIEPPPAIAPSRTPQTSINEPRVTGATPGRPFLFLIPASGDGPLTFAAKNLPTGLTLDPKTGIITGTLKQAGKTVVELTVNGPRGKATSTLTIVGGDRTLALTPPLGWNSWNVWGGVVDDAKVRAAADGMVSSGLAAQGYTYINIDDAWEGSRDANGEITTNEKFPDMKALADYVHSKGLKIGIYSSPGPRTCQQKYAGSWQHEEQDAATYAKWGFDYLKYDWCSYSEIAPNPTLEDRQKPYRVMRSALDKLSRDVVYSLCQYGAGNVWEWGEQVGGNLWRMTGDITDTWSSMAGIGFAQTGREKYAGPGHWNDTDMLVVGKVGWGRDLRDSRLTPNEQITHITLWTLQAAPMLIGADMSRLERFTIDLLGNREVLAVSQDVLGRPAGRIVGDGRTEIWARPLSDGTMAVGLFNRGPEATRVTARFSDLGLKGSQPVRDLWLQKNLGSASNEFSATVPRHGAVLVKIGQPSRK, encoded by the coding sequence ATGAAAACGGCGAGAATCGTCTTCATTCTAAGTGTCGAGCTGGTACTCACAGCTACCTTGGGCTTAAAGTCGGCAGGCGTCCAGGATGCCGCGGTTCTTCAGAAGGCGGACCCTCCGGCAAATGCGGTCTGGGTCGACAGTCTCGACCTTGCCAGAGCATCCATCCGCCGGCCTCGCGCAGCACGCGGCCAGGCAACACCGCCTCCGCCCCTGACCTTCTCGCTCGGCGGCGCCGTCTACCCGCACGCCGTCCCGCTTCAGGCCAACGCGGACCTGGCGATCGATCTCAAAGGACAGGCGATCCGGTTCATGGCCATGGTCGGCATCGACGATGAGCGCAAGTCCGGCCAGGGCTCGGTGACCTTCGATGTGTGGATCGACGGCAAGAAGGCTGCCGATTCGGGGCTCATGAAGAGCGGTGATGCGCCCAAACTGCTCTCCGTTGATCTGAGAGGCGCCAAGCGCCTGATACTTGCGGTGGGCGACGGCGGCGACGGCACGCGTGACGACTCCGCAGACTGGGGCGGCGCGTTGATCGTGCTCGCAGAAGGAACCCAAGGGCGGCCGGAGACGATTGTTTTGCCGATCGAGCCTCCGCCTGCCATCGCGCCAAGCCGAACCCCGCAGACCAGCATAAATGAACCGCGCGTTACCGGTGCAACGCCGGGCCGGCCCTTCCTCTTCCTGATCCCCGCCTCGGGCGACGGGCCGCTGACTTTCGCGGCAAAGAATCTGCCCACCGGCCTCACTCTCGATCCGAAGACAGGCATCATTACGGGTACATTGAAGCAGGCGGGAAAAACCGTCGTCGAGCTGACTGTGAACGGTCCCAGGGGGAAGGCGACGAGTACGCTGACGATCGTCGGTGGTGACCGCACGCTGGCGCTGACACCGCCGCTGGGATGGAATTCGTGGAACGTCTGGGGTGGTGTCGTTGACGACGCGAAGGTGCGTGCGGCCGCTGACGGCATGGTGAGCAGCGGACTGGCGGCGCAGGGCTACACTTACATCAACATCGATGACGCGTGGGAGGGATCCCGCGACGCCAACGGCGAGATCACCACCAACGAGAAGTTTCCTGATATGAAGGCGCTCGCCGACTACGTTCACAGCAAGGGGCTGAAGATCGGCATCTACTCATCTCCCGGGCCGCGCACCTGCCAGCAGAAGTACGCCGGCAGCTGGCAGCACGAGGAACAGGATGCGGCGACGTACGCGAAGTGGGGCTTCGATTACCTGAAGTACGACTGGTGCTCCTACAGCGAGATCGCGCCGAATCCGACCCTCGAAGATCGCCAGAAGCCCTATCGGGTGATGCGCTCCGCGCTCGACAAACTCTCCCGTGATGTCGTCTACAGCCTTTGCCAGTATGGCGCGGGGAATGTGTGGGAATGGGGAGAGCAGGTGGGAGGCAACCTCTGGCGTATGACCGGCGACATCACCGACACGTGGTCCAGCATGGCGGGCATCGGTTTTGCCCAGACCGGGCGCGAGAAGTACGCAGGGCCGGGCCACTGGAACGACACGGATATGCTCGTGGTGGGAAAGGTCGGCTGGGGGCGCGACCTCCGCGACAGCAGGCTGACGCCGAACGAGCAGATCACGCATATCACGCTGTGGACTCTGCAGGCGGCCCCGATGCTGATAGGCGCGGACATGTCCCGGCTCGAGCGTTTCACCATCGATCTGCTGGGCAATCGCGAGGTGTTGGCCGTAAGCCAGGATGTGCTCGGCAGACCGGCCGGACGCATCGTCGGCGACGGCCGGACCGAAATCTGGGCGCGGCCGCTCTCGGACGGGACCATGGCTGTCGGCTTGTTCAACCGTGGTCCCGAGGCGACCCGAGTCACAGCCAGGTTCTCCGACCTGGGTCTGAAAGGCAGTCAGCCGGTGCGCGACCTGTGGCTGCAAAAGAATCTCGGCAGCGCGAGCAATGAGTTCTCGGCAACCGTGCCCCGGCATGGCGCCGTGCTCGTCAAGATCGGACAGCCGTCGCGGAAATAA
- a CDS encoding alpha-mannosidase, translated as MDMNKTSEKKLYLVCNAHLDPVWLWNWEEGLAETLSTFRMAARFCEEFDSFVFCHNEALLYLWVEEHEPELFRRIQQLVAAKKWHIMGGWYLQPDCNLPCGESFVRQILAGKRYFLKKFGVEPTVGVNLDPFGHSRGLVQILVKSGYRGYLFCRPGESTFALDNPDFVWVGYNRSEILCHRPPDHYNSESGKAGAKVQKWLDANSDRCVGLLLWGIGNHGGGPSREDLLQIARLRSEETRRTIEHGTPEEYFDWLQSRVDSLNRVRTGLNPWGVGCYTSMARVKGKHRQLENAFFMTERMAMNAFLQIGADYPQPELRRALEELLFCEFHDSLSGTSVAEVEESVLQKLHHSLEILARVRADVFFKFLSGQPEAGDGEFPIFVYNSHPHDGEDTVICEFQPPEPNFDKSTFWRPELFDEHGNTIPVQLEKESCNIAIDQRKRIVFTSPLRASAMHRFSCRLRKVPVLNPVAERVPADVANLVFQNEDCLVEINGSTGLIDRYRVRGEEVLRHGAFLPMVMRDNADPWGMNVSSFRNRTGIFRLMTGQEAAEFSGVDSETLPPVRVIERGPVRSVVEVMLRYNFSRMLLRYRIPARGSEIELEVRVFWEEKDRMLKLSIPTHYHDGRCFGQVPYGVEEFAPDGDEQVAQKWLAIQSANQEYALTVINDRTYGFDFKDGELRLSLLRSAAYSGHPINDLTPIVRQDRFEARMDQGEHKFTFWMNCGPAHDRFERISKEAGFKNEPCLALCVFPSGGGEMPVAGIRLSNPAIQLGAWKLSEDGKHIILRLFETTGRPQPVIVTIPALAIEHPIELRAFELKSFAVDRSARTFHEVDLMERSST; from the coding sequence ATGGATATGAATAAAACCTCGGAAAAGAAACTCTACCTCGTCTGTAACGCCCACCTGGACCCGGTATGGTTATGGAATTGGGAAGAAGGGCTGGCCGAGACGCTGTCGACATTCCGGATGGCCGCGCGTTTTTGCGAGGAGTTCGACAGCTTCGTGTTTTGTCACAACGAGGCGTTGCTCTATCTATGGGTGGAGGAACACGAGCCGGAACTGTTTCGCAGGATCCAACAACTGGTTGCCGCAAAGAAATGGCACATCATGGGGGGCTGGTACCTGCAGCCAGACTGCAATCTTCCGTGTGGCGAATCGTTCGTGCGCCAGATTTTGGCCGGCAAACGATACTTTCTGAAAAAGTTCGGGGTCGAACCGACGGTCGGGGTAAACCTGGATCCATTCGGGCACTCACGCGGCTTAGTGCAGATTCTCGTCAAATCCGGTTACCGGGGATACCTGTTTTGCCGGCCGGGAGAAAGCACATTTGCGCTGGATAATCCCGACTTTGTCTGGGTGGGATATAACAGATCGGAGATACTCTGCCATCGTCCGCCGGACCATTACAATTCTGAATCGGGCAAGGCCGGTGCGAAGGTTCAAAAATGGCTCGATGCAAATTCCGATCGGTGCGTCGGCTTGTTGCTGTGGGGAATCGGTAATCATGGTGGCGGCCCGTCGCGCGAGGATTTACTGCAGATCGCTCGTCTGCGATCGGAAGAAACCCGGCGAACCATCGAACACGGGACCCCTGAAGAATACTTTGACTGGCTGCAATCCCGTGTGGATTCGTTGAATCGTGTCAGGACAGGATTGAATCCCTGGGGAGTAGGTTGCTATACCTCCATGGCGCGGGTCAAAGGCAAGCACCGCCAACTCGAGAATGCTTTCTTCATGACCGAGCGCATGGCGATGAATGCGTTTCTGCAAATTGGTGCCGACTACCCCCAACCTGAGCTTCGCCGGGCCCTGGAGGAATTGCTATTCTGCGAATTTCACGATTCACTATCCGGCACATCAGTCGCCGAAGTGGAAGAATCGGTGCTGCAGAAACTCCACCATAGCCTGGAAATTCTTGCTCGAGTCCGCGCAGACGTATTCTTCAAATTCCTGTCCGGACAACCGGAAGCGGGCGATGGGGAATTTCCCATCTTTGTCTATAATTCGCACCCGCATGATGGTGAGGATACCGTTATTTGTGAGTTTCAGCCTCCAGAACCGAATTTCGATAAGTCCACTTTCTGGAGGCCCGAACTATTTGACGAGCATGGCAACACCATACCTGTTCAGCTTGAAAAAGAGAGCTGTAATATCGCAATCGACCAACGGAAGCGGATCGTTTTCACAAGCCCGCTGCGTGCCTCTGCGATGCACCGATTTTCCTGCCGATTGCGCAAAGTGCCTGTTCTGAATCCTGTGGCAGAGAGGGTCCCGGCAGATGTCGCCAATCTGGTGTTTCAAAACGAGGACTGCCTTGTGGAAATCAACGGTAGTACCGGATTGATCGACCGTTATCGGGTGCGGGGTGAGGAGGTGCTGCGTCACGGCGCATTTTTGCCCATGGTCATGAGAGACAACGCCGATCCCTGGGGAATGAACGTAAGCTCGTTCCGTAATCGCACTGGGATCTTTCGATTAATGACCGGTCAAGAAGCAGCGGAATTTAGCGGCGTCGATTCAGAGACTCTCCCTCCGGTTCGGGTGATCGAACGCGGGCCGGTGCGAAGCGTTGTCGAAGTTATGCTTCGATACAATTTCTCCCGAATGCTGCTACGCTACCGTATTCCTGCGAGAGGAAGTGAGATTGAACTGGAAGTGCGTGTATTCTGGGAGGAGAAGGACCGGATGCTCAAGCTTTCGATCCCGACTCATTATCATGACGGCCGGTGTTTTGGACAGGTGCCATACGGTGTGGAGGAGTTCGCACCCGATGGAGATGAGCAGGTTGCCCAAAAATGGCTGGCAATTCAATCCGCGAATCAGGAATACGCCCTGACAGTGATCAATGATCGAACCTACGGTTTTGATTTCAAAGATGGGGAACTGCGTCTCTCACTGCTTCGATCTGCGGCCTATTCCGGACACCCGATAAATGACCTCACGCCGATTGTGCGGCAGGATCGTTTCGAAGCCCGCATGGATCAGGGAGAGCACAAGTTTACCTTCTGGATGAATTGTGGCCCGGCGCATGATCGATTTGAGCGGATATCTAAGGAAGCCGGCTTTAAAAATGAGCCGTGTCTCGCACTTTGTGTGTTTCCTTCCGGAGGAGGGGAGATGCCCGTCGCTGGAATTCGCTTGTCAAATCCGGCAATACAGCTCGGGGCGTGGAAGTTGTCCGAAGACGGAAAGCACATCATTCTGCGTCTCTTTGAAACAACCGGCCGCCCCCAGCCCGTGATCGTCACAATTCCGGCTCTGGCCATAGAACATCCCATTGAACTGCGCGCATTCGAGCTGAAATCTTTTGCCGTTGATCGGTCCGCCAGGACCTTCCATGAAGTTGACTTGATGGAACGTTCCTCTACGTAA
- a CDS encoding 3-ketoacyl-ACP reductase translates to MTETNHDKGIAARAVAVVTGGARGIGRAIGIELARSGYDIAAIDVAWQDQDDADTLRSLETELERSGAGFLRLHGDIADLGAHDELVGSLVDHTGRIDLLVNNAGVAPLTRCDILDLTPESFDRVLATNLRGTFFFTQRIARLMIGARAAPARRPPCIIFITSVSAAVSSLSRAEYCISKAGLSMSAQLFADRLSAHDILVFEIRPGIILTAMTAPVREKYDRLISEGLIPQKRWGSPEDVAKAVAALAGGAFDFSTGAVIEVSGGMNIRRL, encoded by the coding sequence ATGACTGAAACCAATCATGATAAGGGCATTGCAGCAAGAGCGGTAGCCGTCGTTACCGGCGGCGCGCGGGGCATCGGAAGAGCGATCGGCATCGAGTTGGCGCGGAGTGGTTATGACATCGCTGCAATCGACGTCGCCTGGCAGGATCAAGACGATGCGGATACGCTGCGGAGCCTGGAAACAGAACTGGAGCGAAGTGGCGCAGGGTTTTTGCGTCTGCATGGTGATATTGCGGATCTGGGTGCCCATGATGAACTGGTCGGTTCCCTCGTGGACCATACGGGCAGGATCGATCTGCTGGTGAACAATGCAGGCGTAGCGCCTCTGACACGATGCGATATCCTTGATCTGACCCCTGAGAGTTTCGACCGGGTGCTCGCAACCAATCTGCGAGGAACTTTCTTTTTCACTCAACGGATCGCCAGATTGATGATCGGCGCGCGTGCTGCACCTGCAAGACGGCCTCCATGCATCATTTTCATCACGTCGGTTTCTGCTGCGGTTTCATCTCTCAGCCGGGCGGAATACTGCATATCAAAGGCAGGCCTGAGCATGTCGGCGCAGCTTTTTGCCGATCGGCTTTCGGCCCATGACATCCTCGTTTTTGAGATTCGTCCCGGAATTATCTTGACCGCAATGACAGCACCTGTCAGAGAGAAATATGACCGGCTGATCAGTGAGGGGCTGATTCCCCAGAAGCGCTGGGGATCTCCGGAAGATGTGGCGAAAGCAGTTGCCGCACTTGCCGGCGGCGCGTTCGATTTTTCGACCGGCGCCGTGATCGAGGTCAGCGGAGGCATGAACATTCGAAGACTGTAG
- a CDS encoding class A beta-lactamase-related serine hydrolase: protein MRKIYILMFAVVTAAAAAAEPATEQHEGFIREIVRLEAEYGGHLGFMAKNLNTGETVGYRASERFPAASAIKLPVMAAFFQMVDEKKIDPDTVITLAKEDLKPGSGILQLLSEGDRIALLDAVKLMIVQSDNTAANLLLDHLAPTHAERLRVVNEFLVQKGLKNTRILNRLLSVETKLHTSEALRYGVGVSTPEDMVILLEALYSKTLVSPASCDAMLDILKEQFYREMIPRFLPEEECKYLQVANKTGSINETKVDVALILSEKADIALAIFVDKHPDHRGDIENRGILLGAMVSRAVWNHFTGSTGYQERNIPANNVDWNSFPGGRWGIYRSVAAPFPHQQRKQGFKASNGTFYPYHPHYDDNSIVVVVPESYQEATAGTNVIVHFHGQMDDNLGALEKYEMPRALAAQDINAILVLPQGPYRARDSFGGKMEDEGGLKRLVEDVLSTLKNENVIKTARLNKLIISADGGGYRPAASALRRGGLEDHVTDVFLFDALPGNYGAFSDWLARGNGILYAAYTKNLAKEHASLEQSTRIEVRKRLRFTPTSVNHDEVIQTFLESWLKELDAPWKMRE, encoded by the coding sequence ATGAGAAAAATCTATATATTGATGTTTGCTGTGGTGACCGCCGCTGCAGCGGCTGCCGAGCCGGCCACTGAGCAGCACGAGGGGTTCATCCGGGAGATTGTCCGGCTCGAGGCCGAGTATGGCGGTCACCTGGGATTCATGGCCAAAAACCTCAACACCGGAGAAACCGTAGGCTATCGCGCCTCGGAACGATTTCCTGCCGCGAGCGCAATCAAGCTGCCCGTCATGGCAGCCTTCTTCCAAATGGTGGACGAGAAAAAAATCGATCCGGATACCGTCATCACTCTGGCCAAGGAAGACTTGAAGCCGGGCTCGGGGATTCTGCAACTCCTTTCCGAAGGGGATCGCATTGCCTTGCTCGACGCCGTCAAGCTCATGATTGTGCAGAGCGACAACACCGCAGCCAACCTTCTTCTCGACCATTTGGCGCCGACCCATGCCGAGCGTCTGCGCGTCGTCAATGAATTCCTGGTTCAGAAGGGGCTTAAAAACACCAGAATTTTGAATCGCCTGCTTTCGGTCGAAACCAAGCTGCACACTTCGGAGGCCCTGCGCTATGGCGTTGGTGTGTCAACGCCGGAAGACATGGTCATCCTGCTCGAAGCTCTGTACTCCAAGACCCTGGTCTCCCCTGCATCCTGCGATGCCATGCTCGACATTCTGAAGGAGCAGTTCTATCGCGAGATGATCCCAAGGTTTCTACCGGAAGAAGAATGCAAATACCTCCAGGTAGCTAATAAGACCGGTTCGATAAACGAAACCAAGGTCGATGTGGCATTGATCCTCTCTGAAAAGGCCGACATCGCACTCGCCATTTTCGTCGATAAGCATCCCGATCACCGCGGGGACATCGAGAACCGCGGGATTCTCCTGGGCGCAATGGTGTCGCGGGCTGTCTGGAACCATTTCACGGGCAGCACCGGATATCAGGAGAGAAACATTCCAGCAAACAATGTCGACTGGAACTCGTTTCCGGGTGGCCGCTGGGGGATCTATCGTTCCGTTGCCGCTCCCTTCCCGCATCAACAGAGGAAGCAGGGTTTTAAAGCTTCCAATGGCACCTTCTATCCCTATCATCCCCATTATGATGACAACAGCATCGTCGTGGTCGTTCCGGAATCGTACCAGGAAGCGACAGCGGGAACCAACGTTATTGTCCACTTTCACGGCCAGATGGACGACAACCTCGGCGCTCTGGAAAAGTATGAGATGCCCCGGGCCCTGGCTGCTCAAGACATCAATGCCATTCTGGTGTTGCCACAGGGGCCCTATCGCGCGAGAGATTCCTTCGGGGGAAAGATGGAAGACGAAGGCGGCCTGAAGCGTCTTGTCGAGGATGTGCTGTCGACGTTGAAAAACGAAAACGTCATCAAGACGGCCCGGCTGAACAAGCTGATCATCAGCGCAGACGGCGGGGGATACCGACCAGCAGCCAGCGCATTGAGGCGAGGCGGCCTTGAGGATCACGTCACGGATGTGTTCCTCTTTGACGCGTTACCTGGAAACTACGGAGCCTTCAGCGACTGGCTCGCCAGGGGGAATGGAATTCTATACGCCGCTTATACCAAGAACCTCGCCAAAGAGCACGCGAGTCTCGAACAAAGCACCAGGATTGAGGTGAGGAAACGCTTGCGCTTCACACCCACGTCGGTCAATCACGACGAGGTAATCCAGACGTTTTTGGAATCCTGGCTTAAAGAGCTCGATGCCCCCTGGAAAATGCGGGAGTAG